Proteins found in one Paralichthys olivaceus isolate ysfri-2021 chromosome 19, ASM2471397v2, whole genome shotgun sequence genomic segment:
- the erh gene encoding enhancer of rudimentary homolog, with the protein MSHTILLVQPTKRPEGRTYADYESVNECMEGVCKMYEEHLKRMNPNSPSITYDISQLFDFIDDLADLSCLVYRADTQTYQPYNKDWIKEKIYVLLRRQAQQAAK; encoded by the exons ATG TCGCACACAATTTTGCTCGTCCAACCAACCAAGAGACCTGAGGGCCGCACATACGCTGACTATGAGTCAGTGAATGAATGTATGGAAG GTGTGTGCAAAATGTATGAAGAGCATCTGAAGAGGATGAATCCAAACAGTCCCTCCATCACTTATGACATCAGTCAGCTGTTTGACTTCATCGACGACTTGGCCGATCTTAGCTGTCTTGT GTACAGAGCTGACACCCAGACATACCAACCATACAACAAAGACTGGATCAAGGAGAAGATTTATGTCCTCCTGCGACGTCAGGCTCAGCAGGCGGCAAAGTAA
- the paplnb gene encoding papilin b, proteoglycan-like sulfated glycoprotein, which yields MKMLLILSLLQLLPVPAFTLTQPTHDYWGEFGAYGPCSRTCGTGVTMRTRKCITSRTDGGHNCLGSSKSFRTCNTKECPAGSRNFREEQCSQFDRGDFQGKHRTWVPYYGASNPCELNCVPRGENFFYRHRPAVVDGTPCYVGRTDICVDGFCRILNHGEFIGLDEDINSVHSAAPVVVAPHPSETLTYIYKTGVYGECSASCSGGMQHRSVECWVQDLANPRVVEETHCITQRLQRPHSQQACNMQPCAAEYSVSSFSVCSVTCGEGQQSREVICVGPRGEHLGDHSCSGLARPPSTQACRRPACHTRITWHVTDYGLCTRSCGGGVRERRVGCFDTDLNPYPEARCGSASRPVSVEACNSQSCPGTQTVPSVQDSRAHESTMRGFVPHVPSGDPSASGSQTNTANELYPSVVGPYCAQSSYGCCPDGHTSATGPRNQGCTQDDCVRSRYGCCLDGVTPAQGFGRAGCPEYQTTVERPPSPPVAPSPGNVCSLPRDEGTCDTWMIRFFYDSGSGKCTEFWYGSCHGNANNFVSLEACQRECGQVGREPRPPPPRGATRRASPMGAIRARA from the exons ATGAAGATGCTGTTAATCCTGagtctcctgcagctgctgcctgtACCTGCCTTCACT ctgACGCAGCCGACCCATGACTACTGGGGAGAGTTTGGAGCCTATGGGCCCTGCAGCCGCACCTGCGGCACAGGAGTGACCATGAGAACCAGGAAATGCATCACATCAAG AACAGACGGAGGACATAACTGCCTGGGATCTTCTAAATCCTTCCGAACCTGCAACACAAAA GAATGTCCAGCTGGGTCCAGGAACTTCAGGGAGGAGCAGTGCTCCCAGTTTGACAGAGGGGACTTCCAGGGCAAACACCGCACATGGGTGCCTTACTACGGAG CATCCAATCCATGTGAGCTGAACTGTGTCCCAAGAGGAGAGAACTTCTTCTATCGACACAGACCTGCAGTGGTGGATGGGACGCCGTGTTACGTGGGCCGCACTGATATCTGTGTGGACGGCTTCTGCAGG ATACTGAACCATGGAGAGTTTATAGGCTTGGATGAGGACATTAATTCTGTGCACTCAGCTGCTCCTGTTGTTGTCGCTCCTCACCCAAGTGAGACGCTCACGTACATCTACAAAACCGGTGTCTACGGCGAGTGCTCGGCCTCCTGCAGTGGAGGCATGCAGCATCGCAGTGTGGAGTGCTGGGTTCAGGACCTGGCAAACCCCCGTGTGGTGGAGGAGACCCACTGCATCACCCAGCGCCTGCAGAGGCCTCATAGTCAGCAGGCCTGCAACATGCAACCATGTGCTGCTGAGTACAGTGTCTCCAGCTTCAGTGTG TGTTCAGTCACCTGTGGGGAAGGCCAGCAGTCAAGGGAGGTGATCTGTGTGGGACCAAGAGGGGAACATCTGGGCGATCACTCCTGTAGTGGACTGGCACGACCCCCCTCTACCCAGGCGTGCCGCAGACCTGCCTGTCACACTCGCATCACCTGGCACGTGACTGACTACGGCCTG TGCACTCGAAGCTGTGGAGGGGgcgtgagggagaggagggtcGGCTGTTTTGATACAGATTTGAACCCGTACCCTGAAGCCCGGTGTGGATCAGCGAGCAGGCCTGTCTCTGTGGAGGCGTGCAACTCGCAGTCATGCCCAGGAACACAAA CGGTCCCGAGCGTGCAGGATTCAAGGGCACATGAAAGCACCATGAGAGGTTTTGTTCCCCATGTTCCATCAGGAGACCCCTCAG CTTCTGGatctcaaacaaacactgcCAACGAACTCTACCCGTCTGTGGTCGGCCCTTACTGTGCACAGTCATCTTATGGCTGCTGTCCTGACGGCCATACGTCTGCCACTGGACCCAGGAACCAGGGCTGCACCCAGGATGACTGTGTTCGCAGCAG GTATGGCTGTTGTTTGGATGGGGTGACTCCAGCGCAAGGATTTGGAAGAGCTGGATGTCCTGAGTACCAGACAACTGTG GAGCGGCCACCATCACCTCCTGTCGCTCCGTCCCCTGGCAACGTGTGCTCCCTGCCTCGTGATGAGGGGACCTGTGACACCTGGATGATCCGCTTCTTCTATGACTCAGGCAGCGGTAAATGCACTGAGTTCTGGTACGGAAGCTGTCATGGTAATGCCAACAACTTTGTGTCCCTGGAGGCGTGCCAGAGAGAGTGTGGGCAAGTGGGGAGGGAGCCCCGGCCTCCACCTCCCAGAGGGGCAACAAGGAGAGCTTCACCCATGGGTGCTATTAGAGCCAGGGCATAA